The DNA region gctaacaaataagattggatgaaaacctaggttaagagttggtaaacatctctcgatcataaaccaacacaaagagttttcaataagaataaagttttcaccatatattcaccattaaagagtttacaaattaagatccttacatttacacacaaagctaatgatcatctacatctaaccttgacaaatggaggacttagctactcattttcatggtagcttggtcggcaagtttcggaagaaggttgatcaacatccaagttgaataatcaagattggatgggaatccaccttctttttgtaaaaggtggttaagagatgaagagaaatgaaatctaggtcacaaaagatccttggaacaatgctgtaaaaatatctggaaaaaaagtacaaaagtgtaaaaaactaggtatggctccaaaaagtggcacttgctacttatagagcagctactgggctgtcatgctcgctaggcgagcagaatgaCTCGCCTAGCGGGCCCCTAattgaggcacctgaggcacctgcacccagagaaacagcctatctcagactgtcatgttcgcctagcgaacacaaccttcgcctagcgaagggcacgcttcaaccttcgctccagcgaggttgagaggttttgctactggaatcctcgctggaagctcgctaatggctcgcctagcgagtgagtgctggttgcgcttttcaccaagtctggacgtgttcgccacactcctcgctggaagctcgcctagcgagtgtggtgatgcttgcctctgttaaatactggagcatttcgctgcacgctcgctggacgctcgcctagcgagtccttcgccacagcctcgcctagcgaggaagctgatgaatgcttgtttcatttgatccctttgccacatttcttgtgtcttcattttctattatttcatgcctacttcctgcacaataacacacaaatcaaaggtaccaagatagattatcattgtattgcatttcatctgaaacaaaggtggtttcgacattttagcaaagaaatggagtgaaagatacccatatttgatagctcaaataagcacttttgggtatctaacaggcattatgattgaatttataaaaatatcttaagttttgcatgtgaatttaagtatgtatgaatgtcttgaacgtttaaccatgtaatttctgtaatgatgccatagggtttggagctttctggatttgtactgttatcaaaaccagaacccgcagccgctcgctagcacatcgctaagcgagcatgtagcgagcattcgctaagccttcgctaggcgaggcaggagcgaacgtgatagtcgctgatttttctgttctgttctatgcttatctgatctgttttattctaaccatgtgttattttgcctgacattcctactgttgtgtttcttttgtggtgtaattctcgattgcaccctgatttggtattctgacctgtttgctgagttttgtaagggttcacatactcccggagaaggtagcttgctaggtattccactttatttgtgggatacccttgtggagattcaccctaattacctaattgattataatgtggacctaattacctaattgattacaaccacctaattgattataaaatattacctttgaatatgtgatcttggacctctctttgttgccttacggtattacggtattacggtcatgtcccgcaaatgtggggatacacttagcaaagacccttcggttaaaccatcatgtccctataagataaatcctagtccctcggatgttgccttcgaatatatgattttgtccctcgatgtcccgtcgttgtagcctacggttaaatgatgatcgccccttcgaatgctaaggtatccttacaaatgttgccttcaatgaccaatcgatgaccctacgatgacccttttacctccaaaggataaaactacttactcctcaatagtaaggacagttttaccctcataaggataggaaatgcccataaagaccttgggtaggtataactcttaattgctggctcacaacctaaaacatttttcatacctcacactttgcaaatactagaaaatcaccacttggtatacattcgtactagaatcattgccaagttatatttttctaaaccgctttcaaaattaaacgagataaatactttgtatacattcgtacaagaatcattacaaagttaaactctctttttaaaacattttttaagcaattcacaaacacttttttttcagacaaacataagtgatcaagcaattaagagcccatggataaccatggatacaaagggtgctaacaccttccctttgtataacgtacctcccgaacccaaaaatctagttaaggtctttcctgttcttttccacctttccttattggataaaagaaaagtcggtggcgactcttgctatccgcgacatttgctttccaaagcaaaaacactcaaagtcagttcaccgtatgacaaccGTGAACATCGTTGGTCTTGTGATTGATCCAACAGTCAGATCTACTTGTATGACGCCTAGAGTCTGCTCTATCTTATCCTCATAGTTCGACAATACCATATTGTGAGGTTTAACATCAGTATCGAACATACCTATCTTTTTTAACATGAACTGAGGCATCAGATTGACTGTTGCTCCTCCGTCCACCAGAACTTTGTTCACCCCCACATGTTCAACTTTAGCTCTAATGTATTGGGGCTTGAGATGGTTCTGCATCCCTTGGTGAGGCCTTTCAAAAAGAGCATTCTGCTCTTCGACAACACCGTTGCTGAAAACATAGTAACACATAGGTTTATGCTTTGCAATCTCCATAACATCTGCTTCCTCATTGTCTTCAATCTCTGTCTCCTGATTATATTCGTATGGCAGAACTGATACCATATTGCAATTTATATTAACAAATGACACTCCGTCGGACTCAAAGTCGTCAGTGAGCATTTCTTCCTCTCTTATTTGTTCCTCCTGAACTTTTTGATTCGTGTTTTTGTTTTCATCTGAAAACAACTTCCTTCCTACAGGGGGTTTGGTCGAATTTGTAACATTTAAGGGGACTTTGCTGTTGGTGGATTCTCCAATCTCCCTCGAAGTCATCTCTCTTTCAGCCTTCCTCAACCTTTGATATCTTCTCCACTGGGACCTTGACATGGGATTATTTCCTTTGTAGTTCTCCAGTTTGATAGCCTCTCTCTTAGATGCCTGGAACTGTTTTCTATAAGCCCAAGAGGTTCTTCCTTCATCCTCAAAACTTTTCCACTTTCCCTTCTTTGACCCCACCTGAGTCCATTTGTCCTCAGGGACTTCTGCAGGAAGCTTAAACATAACTCTTTTCGCCCTTGGGTGAGGGCTGTCTTGCCTCATAGGAACTCCCCACTTGTCAAATATATACATATTCGGGTTACCTTCGTGTCCATCCCAACCTTGGTTGGATGGAATTCTTTCAAACGCTTCAGCCAGTTCCCTGTTGTAAACTGCCCCACATCTGGGACACATCACGTATTCTGTTTCGTACTTGTGGCAACGCACAATAAAACCAAGAAGGCTTTCTCCAGGCTTGGGATACACCTTCAGTAGTTAGCTTTCCTTTCTCTAATTTCTCTCAGTCTCAGTTCGTTGCCATCTTTCATAGTCCTCAGCCACCCTTCGACACATCATGATGATACACCTTGGGTACAACAACATGTCAGAATTTCTTTTGTGACACCTCCAAAGGTATTCACGTAGGCTCTCATTGGCTTTGGGATAGCCAAACTGCATTCCCTCTTGATCTATCTTCAGACACCTATCCACTTCCTCCATCTCTTGGGGGGGGGGGTGGTTCAGATCCACCATGTTGACACCTAGATTGGCGCCATCAGCGATTGAAATTTCCTCAAATTTCTTCCTTAGGCCCTTAGTAGCCTCAATTGCCTTCCCATTAAGACCTTCAGTGGCCTTTGGTTCGACATCAGCAACCTATTCACCTTTGACAGAAATTTCAAAGGGAACATCATTATTTAGGCCATCAGTAGCCTGCTTTCCATCTAGCACATAACCTTCAGTTCCTGTTTCCTTCACAGCCTCCACTTCCACCATGTCAATCATGTCGATTTCGACAGGTTCAGCATAATTTGTGTCAGCAATGTTGAGGGGGTCAACGTCAATCTTCATCTGGTTTTTTCCCTTGTTAGTGAACTTGAGGCGGCCATCCTTAATTGCATTCTGaataagatccctgaaaagaaagcaTTGTGAGGTTTTATGGCCTAATAAATTGGGATATTTACAGAAGCCTCTTTTCTTCCGTTGTTCTAACGAAGGAATTTTGGTATTAGGAGGTACTATCATTTTGCCATCTTTTACTAATAAATCGAAGATTTCATCATATTTGGTAACATCAAATGTGTAAGTCTTTTTAGGAAATCTATCATTCTTTTCAGTTTCGATAGGGTTCCTGCCATTCGAAGGTGTAAGtaattgtaacacctcaaaatttaccctcctcttcttgggactagtttgacacattgcatttcatattttagagcattaggcatttcatttttgcatatcatctgaaaataagaaagtcatcctccagagtcttttcaaaagatggagaagttacatgattcaagcctgagggtttctatgaattgatgatcaaccatctgagggtttgcacttcagTTAGGatttcttggttcttcaagggTATTGAGAATTATCTTGTTTGaaaggatatattaccatcatcatggtcaTGTCATCATCAAGGATTTCATTGTgcattctcaagttcctttggattagggttctgacctctggtcaaccctaatcaatgcaaTTCTTCCAATCAGGGCTTCTCAAGGAGATGAGTTgttttcttgggatgaggatcatatgattgttatgaggagcttacatgagctagggtttcatttttgagcaatttccccaagtggcagaggctcaagctgatcagggcatttcaaggtcatctgaggaccaaaaagtcaactgtgcagtcaactgagggctatgaggtggggagatgaatttaaacacctcaatcatgttcaaaagaggtccatttgtcattctaaacatctatcttgaagattttgaggtcatggcaaaagtttccaaaaatggaaagtgacctgtaatttcaaatttccaaaaatggcaagtttctggtccacattcaacttgacttatcaacatcaaagaagtttcaaatggatttttgatgaacatgaaagttgaagatctttgtctcccctttccaaaaagtcctatttcatgttcatatgatgattggttgagaagttattgccaaatgatcacaaagtatacatggaagttcaaagtgacataacttttgatacaaaactccaatttggtccattctttttgcaaaatactctTCATGACCAAGACATTCCAAATCAACATTTACCATGCATGGAAGAAGTTCATATGATAATCATTTCTCACATgtgtattttggagggaaatctcacaattcaaatttggttcaagatacaagcaaaataccacttccatcatgtttattggttggttttaagtgaagatgaagcttgcatgggcactgttcacgtgtggattGGCCATGCTAAGCTCATTTGCAAATTTGCACATTACTTCATaattcactaatcatgattaaccaagGCCTAAGTGGATCAGCATTgtgattaacacatcatataaaTAGCCAAACCCTAGTTGTAACAACCATAACTAACTTTTCAGATCCAAAATCAAGAAACTCTCtattttttctctctcttcgaatttgcTAATTTCTCCACATAAACACCAAATTTCTTTGCATAATCTTGATCATCATCCTTCATTGATCAAGATTCAACCATTACTTTGTGGAATTCAGTCCAAATTCGAGCTATTCAAGTGCATGAACATGgagatggaagtttgaaattgagcAAGATCTAAGAGGATTCAAGTGTTGCTTCTTATTTAAAGCTTCAAAAGAGGTGCAAGGGAAAAGATCTGGAGCAGATGAGATCTCGAGGACGCGATTTCAACAGCTTCCATTTCAAGTAAGTGAAAATTTCGATCTCTCTTTTGGATGTTTTATGATCATGAACATGTAGATCTTGCTTCGTAGATGATGCTGATATGTTTAGATTTGAAAACGGTTaagaattgaggaagttatgtGAAATGTAAGTTTTGGTCATCAAAATGTTTGCCTTCGATCCATGAAATCTAGAGAGAGTTAGAGTGAATTGATAGCATATTTGAGATGTACGTTGCAAGAGGATTCCATTGATGTATGGTTTCTGCATTTCTGCACTTTTGCACGGCGGCGCCGCCGCCTGCAtggccggagaagatgaccagcGCCGCCGTCTGGTTTTGCTAGGGTTTGTCCAGCGTGTGTGCCATGTGAGCGCATGCCTGTCCATTTGATTGGCCTTGGTTGTTTGACCACTCCACGTGTTTCTTTGACCTGCTGTGTGGCTACTGAGTCACTTAAGTGAAACACAGCGTTTCACATGCGCCTTTGATGATTCATGCGTGTGTTCGATTCTCTGTTTGTGCATAATGCTGATTTAATTCAAAttttgttttccctccatattttccatattatttcatattattttgtcatttttgttttaatcattaaaaatagaaaaatagtCCAAATcaagtccaattttttttcatagatttgttttaatgtctagttttttatagcatTATTTCCATGAATTGTTGAGTGCTGGATTTTTTATGTGTGATTTTTGAATGAACATG from Lathyrus oleraceus cultivar Zhongwan6 chromosome 1, CAAS_Psat_ZW6_1.0, whole genome shotgun sequence includes:
- the LOC127107667 gene encoding uncharacterized protein LOC127107667, with the translated sequence MTEAGDLANSENLRMKYFPSSLTKNASTWFTTLPPHSIDTWPYFERLFHEQFYMGQTKISLKELASIKRKFTEPIDDYLNRNPIETEKNDRFPKKTYTFDVTKYDEIFDLLVKDGKMIVPPNTKIPSLEQRKKRGFCKYPNLLGHKTSQCFLFRDLIQNAIKDGRLKFTNKGKNQMKIDVDPLNIADTNYAEPVEIDMIDMVEVEAVKETGTEGYVLDGKQATDGLNNDVPFEISVKGE